The proteins below are encoded in one region of Xenopus laevis strain J_2021 chromosome 8L, Xenopus_laevis_v10.1, whole genome shotgun sequence:
- the LOC121397238 gene encoding uncharacterized protein LOC121397238 gives METQQSFSENSSATEDKSIPSVVVKSSQSLSRSVSSGSAMENSHHGCQPEGLGCSISGSDYSRCLVEARNSSTHQYPRAEGSPPSIATLAITAAEPGSSGTVRQCHHSGLSQPSRGHSQSPSPAGSRAHSDVGREEQHSPISGLHSRVGQLAGRLPQSSDPRSGRMVTPRRSFLNHYQEVGRARRRFDGVSIQQTSSTIHSEVQRSSSSSSRRTDHTMEISTRICVSSTCPSSTSDTKGSKRKMHGDSHSTTLASKSVVLRTNAASGRQLVVSSPSSRYPTTRADSASQPRDAEFDGMAVETLILKKKGFSDNVIRTMIAARKPVSSKTYHRVWRCYRDWCAQQKLSFTIFTVPRLLQFLQTGLDKGLSPGSLKSQVSALSILFQRKIANLPDVRTFLQGAIHMAPPYREPIPPWDLNLVLRALQGPPFEPLATIPLTWLTWKVVFLIAISSARRVSELSALSCQSPFLIFHSDRAVLRTTPSFLPKVISEFHINQDITIPSFCPRPKSPKEVALHALDPVRALKFYLDRTKDIRKSSSLFVLLSGAHKGSPASKTTISRWIREAIRRAYVAKGKSPPMNLRAHSTRGISTSWAFRNRASAEQVCKAATWASLHAFTKFYKFEVFAASGALFGRKVLQAAVI, from the coding sequence ATGGAAACGCAACAGTCTTTCTCAGAAAATTCTTCTGCTACCGAAGACAAGAGTATCCCTAGCGTGGTGGTTAAATCATCACAATCTCTCTCAAGGTCGGTCTCTAGTGGATCCGCAATGGAAAATTCTCACCACGGATGCCAGCCTGAAGGGCTGGGGTGCAGTATTTCAGGATCAGACTACTCAAGGTGTTTGGTCGAAGCCAGAAACTCGTCTACACATCAATATCCTAGAGCTGAGGGCAGTCCGCCTAGCATTGCTACACTGGCAATCACGGCTGCTGAACCAGGATCTTCGGGTACAGTCCGACAATGCCACCACAGTGGCTTATCTCAACCATCAAGGGGGCACTCGCAGTCGCCAAGCCCTGCAGGAAGCAGGGCGCATTCTGACGTGGGCAGAGAAGAACAACATTCGCCTATCAGCGGTTTACATTCCAGGGTTGGACAATTGGCAGGCCGATTACCTCAGTCGTCAGACCCTAGATCCGGGCGAATGGTCACTCCACGCAGAAGTTTTCTCAACCATTACCAAGAAGTGGGGCGTGCCAGACGTCGATTTGATGGCGTCTCGATCCAACAGACAAGTTCAACAATTCATAGCGAGGTACAGAGATCCTCTAGCTCTAGCAGTCGACGCACTGACCACACCATGGAGATTTCGACTCGCATATGTGTTTCCTCCACTTGCCCTTCTTCCACGAGTGATACGAAAGGTTCAAAGAGAAAGATGCACGGTGATTCTCATAGCACCACGCTGGCCTCGAAGAGCGTGGTTCTCAGAACTAACGCAGCTAGCGGGAGACAACTGGTGGTCTCTTCCCCCTCGTCCAGATATCCTACGACAAGGGCCGATTCGGCATCCCAACCCAGGGATGCTGAATTTGACGGCATGGCTGTTGAAACACTAATCCTCAAAAAGAAAGGGTTCTCGGACAACGTGATTCGCACCATGATTGCTGCAAGAAAACCTGTTTCATCAAAGACATATCACCGGGTATGGCGCTGCTATAGAGATTGGTGTGCTCAACAAAAACTTTCCTTCACAATTTTTACAGTACCCCGGCTGTTGCAATTTCTTCAGACGGGTCTGGATAAAGGGCTATCTCCAGGATCGCTTAAGTCACAAGTCTCGGCTCTCTCCATCCTTTTTCAAAGAAAAATCGCAAATCTTCCAGATGTCCGTACTTTCCTACAGGGTGCCATCCACATGGCCCCACCATACCGGGAACCTATCCCTCCATGGGACCTCAATTTGGTACTACGAGCACTTCAAGGTCCTCCATTTGAACCCCTGGCGACAATTCCCCTGACATGGTTAACCTGGAAAGTGGTTTTTCTTATTGCCATTTCATCCGCTCGCAGAGTGTCAGAACTGAGCGCACTGTCATGCCAATCGCCCTTCCTCATTTTTCACTCGGATAGAGCGGTTCTCCGTACTACTCCTTCATTCTTACCTAAAGTGATTTCGGAGTTCCACATCAATCAGGACATTACAATTCCATCTTTTTGTCCACGCCCCAAGTCACCGAAGGAAGTTGCACTTCACGCACTTGATCCCGTACGGGCATTGAAATTCTACTTGGACCGTACCAAGGACATCCGCAAATCTTCGTCCTTATTTGTGTTACTGTCAGGGGCCCACAAAGGTTCCCCAGCATCCAAGACTACTATCTCTAGATGGATTCGAGAGGCCATTCGCAGAGCTTATGTGGCTAAGGGAAAAAGTCCTCCGATGAATCTCAGAGCACATTCTACAAGAGGTATCAGTACTTCTTGGGCTTTCAGGAACAGAGCCTCAGCAGAACAGGTCTGCAAAGCAGCCACTTGGGCGTCCTTACACGCATTCACAAAATTCTACAAATTCGAGGTCTTTGCGGCATCTGGGGCTCTTTTTGGCAGGAAGGTTCTGCAGGCCGCAGTCATCTAA